One Salvia splendens isolate huo1 chromosome 12, SspV2, whole genome shotgun sequence genomic window carries:
- the LOC121759034 gene encoding protein MULTIPLE CHLOROPLAST DIVISION SITE 1-like: protein MASLGAVHVRSPSFLPLRSFRNGLQFWSELGLDCTCKYSRVTYRKFVLKAMESDVDSGLRNDAVVIKSSEKDNAEKLLLHQNIVSKLHESIGSLPTGKLSGMNFTIGLCIVAAMLVVVVKGYTTKRSSDRRPGSVADLVRRGQLRSDRRGVSTPLKYEDPFNNPMVKVSKSNSTVEMCGKVYRLAPVTLTDELQTVHQKRRSRAYQWKRPTVFLKEGDPIPSDVDPDTVRWIPANHPFATTASDIDEGLAQTNVYQKHGVPFRIQAEHEALQRKLEALQNDQKLGKLVIDPAAARDFERPLKSHMKSENQVEHNISTPKSGSSASPSDHPSGNKPPPEELQNP, encoded by the exons ATGGCTTCCCTTGGTGCAGTACACGTGCGTTCGCCGTCGTTCCTTCCT CTTCGGAGTTTTCGGAATGGACTTCAGTTTTGGTCGGAACTGGGTTTGGATTGTACCTGTAAGTACTCGAGAGTTACATACAGAAAATTTGTGTTGAAAGCAATGGAGTCTGACGTTGACAGTGGCCTCCGAAACGACGCCGTTGTCATCAAGAGCTCCGAGAAAGATAATGCCGAGAAGCTACTGCTACATCAAAATATAGTTTCCAAATTGCACGAATCAATCGGGTCTCTACCG ACTGGAAAGCTTTCTGGTATGAACTTCACAATTGGATTATGCATTGTAGCGGCCATGCTAGTTGTTGTGGTGAAAGGTTATACAACAAAAAGGTCAAGTGACCGGCGTCCAGGCTCTGTGGCTGATCTTGTCCGGCGTGGACagcttagatcagatagaagaggcGT CTCCACACCTCTCAAGTATGAGGACCCGTTCAACAACCCTATGGTGAAGGTCAGCAAAAGCAATTCAACTGTTGAAATGTGTGGGAAAGTGTACCGGCTTGCACCTGTGACTCTTACAGATGAGCTACAAACAGTACATCAGAAACGAAGATCCCGTGCATATCAGTGGAAGAGACCAACTGTATTCCTCAAGGAAGGTGATCCGATACCTTCTGATGTAGACCCTGATACTGTCAGATGGATCCCTGCAAACCATCCTTTCGCAACAACTGCTAGTGATATTGATGAAGGTCTGGCTCAAACAAATGTGTATCAGAAGCATGGCGTGCCATTCCGTATACAGGCAGAGCATGAAGCCCTGCAGAGGAAGCTTGAAGCACTGCAGAAT GATCAAAAACTGGGCAAATTAGTGATAGATCCTGCTGCAGCCAGAGATTTCGAGAGGCCATTGAAGTCCCATATGAAGTCTGAGAATCAAGTCGAGCATAACATCTCAACTCCTAAATCAGGGTCAAGTGCTTCTCCATCCGATCACCCTTCCGGTAACAAACCACCTCCTGAGGAGTTGCAGAATCCTTGA
- the LOC121757765 gene encoding uncharacterized protein LOC121757765 — MEEGSRTTMFLSSCRKNLVVQFLLKHSIDGVLTRGAVMEAAEEYGISRKTVYRLWNKAKQQMQRGEPAIMEGKVKGYHHSDKFSLDEEKVRALSTLERSSIRKMAHKLSVSKSTLGQWIKEAKLRPHTNAIKPTLTDANKLARLKWCLSKLEPHINAGRVQFESMHNVVHIDEKWFYMTKTSDRYYLLPDEVEPYKACKSKRFITKVMFMCAVSRPVFGLDGLTKFDGKLGIFPFTELVAAQRKSKNRAKGTLETKPISSVNKSIVPAIKAKWPEWASKEIYIQQDNATPHINGVDAEFEAVAKSDGFKIHLICQPPNSPDTNILDLGFFRAIQTLQHEKPCNNVDTLLENVCSSYEELSPQTLNKVFLSLQACLTEIMVFRGGNNYKVPHINKARLERTVGLPNALDVDEDLVRDVLEYLQQPENNAGCGYDIMALANAFGF, encoded by the exons ATGGAGGAGGGGTCAAGAACAACAATGTTTTTAAGCAGCTGTAGGAAGAACTTGGTGGTGCAGTTCCTACTGAAGCACAGCATCGATGGAGTGCTCACAAGAGGGGCAGTTATGGAGGCAGCAGAGGAGTACGGCATTAGCAGGAAGACAGTTTACAGGCTCTGGAACAAAGCAAAACAGCAGATGCAAAGGGGGGAACCTGCAATCATGGAAGGCAAGGTTAAAGGCTATCATCATTCTGATAAATTCAGTCTAGATGAAGAAAAGGTAAGAGCTTTATCCACACTTGAAAGGTCTTCAATAAGGAAAATGGCTCACAAATTGTCTGTTAGCAAAAGCACATTAGGCCAGTGGATTAAGGAGGCCAAATTAAGGCCACATACAAATGCTATCAAACCTACCTTAACTGATGCAAATAAGTTAGCTAGATTGAAGTGGTGCCTTAGTAAACTTGAGCCACATATAAATGCAGGTAGAGTTCAGTTTGAAAGCATGCACAATGTTGTGCATATTGATGAAAAATGGTTCTATATGACCAAGACATCAGACAGGTATTACCTCCTGCCTGATGAGGTTGAGCCATATAAGGCATGCAAGTCAAAGAGGTTCATCACCAAAGTCATGTTCATGTGTGCTGTAAGTAGGCCTGTTTTTGGCTTGGATGGCCTAACCAAATTTGATGGAAAGTTGGGTATTTTCCCTTTTACTGAATTGGTTGCAGCACAAAGGAAATCCAAGAATAGGGCTAAAGGCACACTTGAGACTAAACCAATTTCTTCAGTGAACAAGAGT ATTGTACCAGCAATTAAGGCCAAGTGGCCTGAGTGGGCAAGCAAAGAGATCTATATCCAGCAAGACAATGCCACACCCCACATAAATGGTGTGGATGCTGAATTTGAGGCTGTTGCCAAATCAGATGGATTTAAAATCCATCTGATTTGTCAACCACCCAATTCGCCAGACACCAATATTTTAGACCTAGGGTTTTTCAGAGCCATTCAGACATTGCAACATGAGAAACCATGCAATAATGTTGACACATTGTTGGAGAATGTTTGTAGCTCTTATGAAGAGCTGTCACCACAAACCCTAAACAAAGTATTCCTATCATTGCAGGCTTGCCTCACAGAGATCATGGTATTTAGGGGTGGGAATAATTACAAGGTCCCTCACATTAACAAGGCCAGGTTGGAAAGAACTGTTGGACTGCCCAATGCACTGGATGTAGATGAAGATCTTGTGAGAGATGTGTTGGAGTACTTACAGCAACCAGAGAACAATGCTGGTTGTGGATATGACATTATGGCTTTGGCTAATGCATTTGGCTTCTAG
- the LOC121759035 gene encoding protein CUP-SHAPED COTYLEDON 3-like yields the protein MMLGVEEILCELERDDEQGGLPPGFRFHPTDEELITFYLASKVFNGNFCGINIAEVDLNRCEPWELPDAAKMGEREWYFFSLRDRKYPTGLRTNRATGAGYWKATGKDREVVSAAKGGLLGMKKTLVFYKGRAPRGEKTKWVMHEYRLDGDFSCRHTGKDEWVICRIFHKAAGKKSLVQGQSYLMRGYNPATSLPPLLEPPASATLDHHHQFLYHTVQDQSDLKALINQDLSLKELSMAIAKQCKKESDLRSHLQLQYVCDGSGNSKYEYPFVLGGNLAIPSATATVTVDDHIVTAVDHVMSSEPAFRWW from the exons ATGATGTTGGGAGTGGAAGAGATTCTGTGTGAGCTTGAGAGAGATGATGAGCAAGGCGGCCTCCCTCCTGGCTTCAGATTCCACCCCACCGATGAAGAGCTCATCACCTTCTACTTAGCTTCCAAGGTCTTCAATGGCAACTTCTGCGGCATCAACATCGCTGAAGTCGACCTCAACCGATGCGAGCCGTGGGAGCTTCCTG ATGCAGCGAAGATGGGAGAGAGGGAGTGGTATTTCTTCAGCTTGAGAGACCGGAAATATCCGACCGGGCTGCGAACAAACCGGGCGACCGGCGCTGGCTATTGGAAGGCAACGGGGAAAGATAGGGAGGTGGTGAGCGCTGCGAAAGGTGGCCTTCTTGGGATGAAGAAAACCCTAGTTTTTTACAAAGGCAGAGCCCCCCGAGGAGAGAAGACCAAGTGGGTCATGCACGAGTACCGCCTCGACGGTGACTTCTCCTGCCGCCACACCGGCAAG GATGAGTGGGTGATATGCAGAATTTTCCACAAGGCAGCTGGGAAGAAGAGTTTGGTGCAAGGCCAGAGCTACTTAATGAGAGGATACAACCCAGCTACTTCATTGCCTCCATTGCTAGAGCCACCAGCAAGTGCAACACTTGaccatcatcatcaatttctcTATCACACTGTTCAAGATCAATCGGATCTCAAAGCCTTAATCAACCAAGACTTGAGTTTGAAGGAGCTAAGCATGGCCATTGCCAAACAGTGCAAGAAAGAGTCTGATCTTCGGAGCCATTTGCAGTTGCAGTATGTGTGTGATGGGAGTGGAAACAGCAAATATGAATATCCATTTGTTTTGGGGGGAAATCTGGCAATCCCGTCAGCAACAGCAACAGTAACAGTGGATGATCACATCGTTACAGCTGTTGATCATGTGATGTCAAGTGAGCCGGCTTTTAGATGGTGGTAG